The genomic interval CCTTGAATCCCTCGGCATAGATGCGGGCGAGAATTTTCCCGGCATGACCGGCGGCGAATGCATCGGGCTTGATAATTGCGAACGTCTGTTCCATAGTTCTTTTATAACCTCCCTCAGGATGAGTTCTCGTGCGTAAAAAGACGCGACCTTTTAGCACTGCCCGGGGAAAAAGTCAAGCAGCCTCACGTTGCCTGCGTCGACTTCTTCCCGCCCTGTTCCTGATCCTCGCCGGGGTCTCAACCGCCTCGGCATGGAGCCCGGTGCGCTATGCAGAATCGTTGCTTACGGACGGCAGTCCCGCCGTCATCGGCCACAACCGGGATTATGTGGTCGGGTCCAATGAGACCCTGATGGAAATTGCCGTCAAGACCGGCGTCGGCTTTGACAACCTGTGCCGGGCCAACCCGGACAGTGACCCCTGGCATCCGCAGGTCGGCTCCCGCCTGATCCTTCCCCTGGCGTTTCTGCCCCCGGACGACCTGATTACGGGGATCACCATCAATCTGGCGGAGATGAGACTCTACCTGGTCTGGTCAGAGGATGGGCAACGCCGGATACGCGCCTACCCGCTCGGCATCGGCAGGGACGGCTGGGAAACGCCGCCGGGTGATTTCCGCGTCACCCGCATCCTGCGCCATCCATCCTGGACACCTCCGCCGTCGCTGCGCAAAGAAAAACCGGACCTGCCGGCGGTGATCCCGCCCGGTCCGGACAATCCCCTGGGAGAGTTCTGGATCGGCACCAGCGCCCCGGGAATCGGGTTGCACGGCACCAATCAACCGTTCGGCGTCGGTCGCCGGGTCAGCCACGGCTGCCTGCGCCTCTACCCGCGCGATATCCGTGATCTCGTCACCCGGGTCAAACCGGGGATGCCGCTTCGCATCCTCAACCAGCCGGTGAAAATCTCAGTCAGAGCTTCCAACCTCTACCTGGAAAGCCACGCGCCCCCCCTCAACCCGGAGCCGCTGCCGGCAACAGTTCCGATGGACCGGATGGATATCCACCGGGCGATTCTGGCTGCTCGCGGCATCCCGTTGCGGTTTTCAATCCAGAACTGAGAACTGATCCTGTTACTTTTTCAAACTCAATTCGAATGCTTTTTTTGCCTCGTCGGCACTTTGCGCCGCCTCGCCCGCCGAAGCTTCGGCACGACGAGCGGCGTTCTCCGCCCGGTTCGCGGCGGCATCGGCCCGCTGAGCGGCAACGGTCGCCCGCCCGGCAGCATCATCCGCCTTCTGGGCATATTGGGCCGCCTGCTGACCCGCCGCAGTCGCCTTTTCGAGCAGAGCCCGGTCAGACGGTGAAAGCTGCGCCGTACAACCAACCAGCAATATCGCCGCCAGAGCTGCCAATACTGTCAATCGTCCCATCTTCAAACCTCCATCGCAGGTGAATTTCAGGTTCCCGCCTCAAAAGCGACAACCAGTCTCGTTCATCAGTGTGTTTAATATCTAGCGCAAAACACCCCACTGTCAATCTCCCATGCCTCACGGCAGATTGTTCATAAACTTTTCACCCCGATGGGTCGATAAGGGAGATAGCGAACATTTAACCCCGAATTCGTGTTCTCACGGCTTCGGGCCGAAGACTTCACAATCCGCACGGCCGGACCATTCCGGACCGACGGCCTCTGCGACTCTTCAGGAGGCGGATATGCACAAAGAAAAACCGATCGAACCTGTTTTCAGCCTGCGCTTTCAACTCAAATACTGCCTGGCCATGGTCGCCGGGTCGATCCTCACCAGCCTGGTCCTCTTCTTCTATCTCGATCAGGGCCTGGGCAACGGCTATTTTGAATCACTGGTCACCCTGAGCAATCTCGAGGCGACGGTTCCCTCCTACCTGATCATATCCTTCAGCGTCCAGCTGGTTCTGATCATCCTGATTACCATCGTCATCCACCTCTTTGTTTCACACAAGATAGCCGGCCCGGTCTACCGTTACGAACTCGCCCTGACCAGCATCCTCAAGGATGACCTGCGTTACGATGTGCGCACCCGCCAGGGAGATCAGCTCAAATCAATGGTCCATGCACTCAATGGGTTCATCGATTCCATGCGGGACATCTTCACCGAGGTTCACAATCTGCATGAACTGCTTGACGAAGAATTGAAACACGATTCGCCCGATTTCGAGAAGGTGGCCGCTGCGGCCAGACAAATGCGACTGCAGCTCGCCGCTGATTCCAGGAACAACGGAGGGGCTGAATCATGAAAAAACTGCTCATATTCAGCTGCATTCTGGTTGGGATCGGCAGTTCGGCTTTTATCGGCTTCGGCCGTGACAACGGCCCTCATGATTTTACCGGCAAGTGCGAACAATGCCACCTGGTGGCGCCGCAGAAGGGACAGCCCGGGATTTTTGTCCAGGATATCGACTCTCTCTGCGAATCCTGCCACCAGATCGTTGAAAGCAATTCCCACCCATCCAAAGTTGCACCGAGCATGAAACTGCCCAAGGGTTTTACTGTCGACTGGCAGGGGCGAATCACCTGCACAACCTGTCATAATCCGCACCCCGACAATGTCGCCGACAATCCCTTCATGTTGCGATCATCCAAGCGGGGCAAGCAGTTCTGTGTTTCCTGCCATAAAGATCTGTTCAAAAACCCGAAGAAACATCTTTCGGCGTCCCGCATTGCTCACACCAAGAGCTGGACACCGCCGACCCGGGACACGCTCGACAAGGCTCTGGACCAGGTTTCCCTGGACTGCCTCACCTGCCACGAGGGGAGCGTGGGACCGGCCGCCAAATTCTCATTGCCGAACGAGAGAAACCTGACCTTCAGGGGCACGAACTTCAGTCATCCGATCGGCATGGACTACGCGCAGGCGGCTTCCAGCAATCGCGAACTGCGATCAGTGGATGACCTTTCGCCGATGATTTCCCTTTACGAAGGCAAGGTCGGCTGCGCTTCCTGTCACAACCCGTTCTCCCACGAAGAGGAAATGCTGGTTTTCAACAATCGACGCAGCGCCCTCTGTCTCGAGTGCCATATCAAATAGGAGGCTGACATGCGCTACCCTTTCCGTCGTCGCAATTTTTTCATCAAAAAAGAGTTTCAGGGAAAATTCATTCTCATTTACGGTCTGACCCTGATCGGTCTTGCCGCACTGATCACCTGGATTCTATCGACCAAGATACGTAACGCGCTGGAATGGCAGATCTACTCATCGCATCTCCGGGTGGAACGGACCGGTGATTTCATGTTCGGCCTGCTGATGGAAACCAATGTTATCGGCATCCTCGCCATCCTCGGCCTGGTCATTCTTATTTCGATGGTCATCGTCAATCGGCTCAACCTTCATTTTCAACGCATGGGCACAACCCTGAACCAGATGGCTAAGGGGGATTTCAGCCAGCCCCCGCAGGCACCAAGCCGGTTTCAGGAAATTACCCAGTTGATTTCCCTGCTGGAGGAGATGAAGATGCACTATCGGGAAAAGTTTGCTAGTCTTGACGATATTCTGCAATCGATCGAAACAGCAGCCCGTGACCAGGCCGATACCGACAGACTTATACAGGAACGGGACCGGTTGTCACAACTGCTCAGCCGGACCCGTCTGCCCGACTGAGTTCGGCTGCCCGGACTGTGCAATCCCCCGCCCGCGACCGGGGACCTGCCATGGATGGAGATTCACATGCCACACCTGTTCTTCAGGAGCCTGGTTTGCGCCCTGCTGATACTGCTGGCAACGGCAACGGCGGGCCTGGCCGGCTCCCGCATCAACCGCAGCGGTTATATTGCCATCAGCATCGATCCGATTCTCTATGAATCCAATCTCTGGGAAACCTCGCACCGAATCACTCTCGATAAATTTTTCACCGCCGAAGCCGCTGATCTCGGAGAAGCCCTGGCCGAAGGGCTGGAAAAAACCGCCTTCCGCGGCCAATTGCGGGTATTGCCCGGCTACAAGGCCGACGAGCAGGAGGAGTTCCGCACCAATGGATCCCCTGACACGTTCCTGATCACTGTTGATATCCGCTCCCGTTACGGGCTGACCAAAAGCAGTCCGGCGGCGGCCTGCCTTTCCGGGATCAGCTGTTTCCTGCTGTCACCGATTAATATGTTCACCTATGAATCAAAAACCGAGGCCAATGTCACCGCCTTCTATTTCACTCCGGCGGGAAAACGGCTGCGACTGGTTCAGGACCACTTCACCTCCGAAGGCCAGATGTCGGGCGACTTCTACGATGCCATGAACATGTCGCAGGAACTGGAGTGGATCACTGAGCTGACCCGGCGCGCCATCGATGATCTCAAGCGCCAGATTCTCGCCGAGGTCCCGACCGACCTGGTCTCCCGTTCATGGCGAAAAGCGGCCGACGACCTCAACCGGCCGCCGGCCGGCGAAACCGCCCGTCCCGGTCTGCCGCCCGTCCCCCGCCTGGCCCGAACCAGAATCAAGCTGTCGGAAACGGAGACCGGGCACAGACCCGGGTCCGCCGCCCCGCAGGCATCCCTCAACCTGCAGCAGATCCTGCGCAAGGTCAGTCCTTCGATTTTCAAGGTCATCACCGAACGCGGCACCGGCAGCGGTTTTGCCATCTCCAGCCGCGGTTTCGGCGTGACCAGCCTGCACGTGGTCGACAAGGCCGGCAAACTGCGCATCCGCTTCCACAGCGGCAAGGAGCAACCGGCCCGGGTTGTCGCGCGCCACCCGGATCTCGACCTGGCCATTCTCTCCTTCAGGGCAGAGTCCGCTCGCGCCATCCCGCTGGGCGATTCCCTGAAGAGCGTACCCGGCGACAAGGTCATCGCCATCGGCTATCCGCTCGATGTCGGTCTGTCCATCACCCCGGCAACGATCGCAGCACTTAAAAAGTACCGCGGCCTGCCGCTGATCTACATCGATACCCTGGTGCCACCGGGAAATTCGGGGGGACCACTGGTCAACAATCAGGGAAGAGTCATCGGCATCACCTTCCGCAAACAGCAGCAGTCCGACAAGAAGGGGACAACTCTGGCCCTGCCGATCAACGAGGCACGAAAAAAATTCGAGCCGTTTCTTGAGTTCTCCGACCCGGGGTAAGCCGGCAGCGGCCCGTTGCTGACCGTTGACGACTCAGGGCATGAGCGCGCTGACGGCCTCATCTATTTCGCGGCCTTCGTAGCCTTCTGCCCGCAGTGCCGCCACATAGTTTTCCAGAACCTGGTTGGCGGGAACTGTTTTCCCCTCACTGGTGTAGGTTTCATAAAGCTGGCGAACCAGGAGGTCATTGATCGGGTCGAACTGCAGGGCCTTGTGTCCGACCTGGGCCGCTTCGCTGAAAAGCTTCTGATCCAGCAGCAGGTCGATCCAGACCTGTGAACTTTCAAGAAAAAGAAGCAACAGGTCCTGTCGGTAATACTCGCGATTTTCATCCAGCGGCAGGGCCAGATTCAACTCTCCCCGCCAGAGACGATGAGCGCGACGGAAAGCCTGGTCAGCCTGCCAGGTCTCCCGCCGCTTGGCATGGCGGATACCCTGCCGGACGAGAATTTCGAACTCGGCGGCATCAACCCAGCTGTGATCAAGGCACAACGTCCCCTTCTGCAGGTAGAAAAAATCTCTTGCTGTTCCCCCGTCGAGAATCCCGTCGAAAGCTTTGCGAAGGCGTGACAGCAACGAATCAAACTTGGAACGAGCCTTGTCCGCTGAACTGTCGGGCCAGAACTGGTGTTGAATATCCTCCTGCCGCAACTGCAGGTTGGGCGCCGTCAACAGCATACCGAGCAATTGCCGCAACGCCGAACTCAGTTCCTGCCGCAACTGCAGGGTACGACCGCCGACGGCAAGGGAAAATTCACCCAACACCCGAAACCGCAGTAACGGCAGCTGCCGACCATCCCTGGTAAAACTGACGTAGGTTCGCCGCCGGGCCAGAGACAAGGGCATCTCACCACCGATGTCCAGTTCAATCGCCGCTTTCACCAGACGGACCGCGACATCGGGATACCACCCATAAAGGTTGCTGTAGGATTGCTGTTCCATCATCTCGGCCCAGCGACTTAAATCTTCGACCGCTGTCGCCGCATCCCGCTGATAATGAACCAGGCCACGGTAGGCAAGAGCCGAACAGAGCAGGAAACGGTCATCCAGGTCCCCGGCCAGGGCGACGGCACGGTCGAAATGCGCCAGGGCACGAGAGAGATCGTCCGTTTCAAGCCGCATCAGCCCCAGGCAAAGCTCGGTTCGGACCACAAAGAAAGGTCCCCCCAGCAATCGTCGGGATTCCTCAGCCAACCGTCCGTATTCAAGCCCCTGCTCTCTCCTGCCGAGCAGAACCGCCAGGCAGGAACGAAACTGCAGCAACTGGCTCTTCAGGTGAGGCGTCTGCCCGCCCGGCAGGGAAAGGGCAACCCCCAGCAGTTCATCCGCCTGCTGGTAATGCCCGTGCGCCAGTTCGCTCTGCGCATCGAGGAGCATCAGCTGCGACTGAACCAGGCATTGTTCAAACACGCTCAGCGACGCCAACCGTCGGGCAAGATTTTTCTGTCGCCTGCTGCCGAGAACATCTCCCATGTTCTCCAGCAGCAGAGCGCGAAATTTGAGCAGAGCGAGTCGCGTCGAGGGATTGACCTCGCCGGAATTGTTCAGGTGCCTTGACGTCAGTTCAAACTCGCGGATGGTAGCGCGCCAATTACCATGACAGAGTTGCTCAAATCCCCTTACCATGCGTATCAGCACCTGGTATTCAAGCCTGCTCTGCTGAACGGGATTCGCAACGGCAATCTCCAGGTAAAGGTCTGAGGCCTGGAAATCACTGTTGAAAAACAGGTGCCCAAACGCCAGATAGAGACAGACCTGCAGCAGGAGATGATCCTCCGCTGCCGATTGCTGAGCTGAAAACAGGCTGTCAGCGAGAGCCAGAAATGACCTGCCGGCAATGAAATCACCATCGACGAGACAGCAGTAATGAACCATTTGCGCCGCTGTATAAAGCTGGCCGAGATTGTCTTCACGCTGTCGAAAACTGTTCAGGGCAACTTCAAAATGAGGACGGGCCTGCTGTGGCTGGTGTTCCAGCAGAGCCAGGCCCAACAGACAGCTCAGCCATGGGTAGCGCCCGCCATCGAGGTTCTTGAGGACATCGATCTGCGGTATTAAACTGCAGACATCACCCCGGCCGTAAAGCATCGGACCGATCTGCGCCGTCACCCGCTCCGCGGCGTCTTTGTCACCAGCCAGCAACAGGTAGTTGATCCCCTCGGCGAAGGCTTCCTGGGAGAGGTGCCAATCAGCCGCGGTGAGATAGACCCGCTCTATTTCCGCCTGTTCGAGTTCCTGATGAGCACGAGATGAAAGGTAATCCAGAAAATGTTCATGAAATACGTACAGATCTTCCCCGCGCCGGCAGGTGACAAAAAAATTGTGCCGTACCAGGTATTCCAGGGCGGACCGGATATCCTCGATATCCGCCAGTTTTTCAGCCAGTCCCCCCGGAATCACGTTGAGCAACCCGAGCTTGAGCAGAGAATGACGCAGGTTTTCAGGGAACCGTGCAAAGAGTTCACCGCGAAAACGGCTGAAATCCAGTTCGCCATCGTCCTGAAGCAGAGTGGCGAGCTGCTGCAGGATTTCTGACCCGGACCGGGTATCCACCGCCTCTCCGGCACTTATCAGACCGGTCACCCAGCGCAGGGCGGCGGTCTTCTGCACCACC from Geothermobacter hydrogeniphilus carries:
- a CDS encoding L,D-transpeptidase family protein, which encodes MRYAESLLTDGSPAVIGHNRDYVVGSNETLMEIAVKTGVGFDNLCRANPDSDPWHPQVGSRLILPLAFLPPDDLITGITINLAEMRLYLVWSEDGQRRIRAYPLGIGRDGWETPPGDFRVTRILRHPSWTPPPSLRKEKPDLPAVIPPGPDNPLGEFWIGTSAPGIGLHGTNQPFGVGRRVSHGCLRLYPRDIRDLVTRVKPGMPLRILNQPVKISVRASNLYLESHAPPLNPEPLPATVPMDRMDIHRAILAARGIPLRFSIQN
- a CDS encoding cytochrome c3 family protein; protein product: MKKLLIFSCILVGIGSSAFIGFGRDNGPHDFTGKCEQCHLVAPQKGQPGIFVQDIDSLCESCHQIVESNSHPSKVAPSMKLPKGFTVDWQGRITCTTCHNPHPDNVADNPFMLRSSKRGKQFCVSCHKDLFKNPKKHLSASRIAHTKSWTPPTRDTLDKALDQVSLDCLTCHEGSVGPAAKFSLPNERNLTFRGTNFSHPIGMDYAQAASSNRELRSVDDLSPMISLYEGKVGCASCHNPFSHEEEMLVFNNRRSALCLECHIK
- a CDS encoding methyl-accepting chemotaxis protein, with the protein product MRYPFRRRNFFIKKEFQGKFILIYGLTLIGLAALITWILSTKIRNALEWQIYSSHLRVERTGDFMFGLLMETNVIGILAILGLVILISMVIVNRLNLHFQRMGTTLNQMAKGDFSQPPQAPSRFQEITQLISLLEEMKMHYREKFASLDDILQSIETAARDQADTDRLIQERDRLSQLLSRTRLPD
- a CDS encoding S1C family serine protease, producing MPHLFFRSLVCALLILLATATAGLAGSRINRSGYIAISIDPILYESNLWETSHRITLDKFFTAEAADLGEALAEGLEKTAFRGQLRVLPGYKADEQEEFRTNGSPDTFLITVDIRSRYGLTKSSPAAACLSGISCFLLSPINMFTYESKTEANVTAFYFTPAGKRLRLVQDHFTSEGQMSGDFYDAMNMSQELEWITELTRRAIDDLKRQILAEVPTDLVSRSWRKAADDLNRPPAGETARPGLPPVPRLARTRIKLSETETGHRPGSAAPQASLNLQQILRKVSPSIFKVITERGTGSGFAISSRGFGVTSLHVVDKAGKLRIRFHSGKEQPARVVARHPDLDLAILSFRAESARAIPLGDSLKSVPGDKVIAIGYPLDVGLSITPATIAALKKYRGLPLIYIDTLVPPGNSGGPLVNNQGRVIGITFRKQQQSDKKGTTLALPINEARKKFEPFLEFSDPG
- a CDS encoding response regulator, which gives rise to MTQQDYQLLLVDDNPTNLTLLQELIQQNLPDCRLQIASNGLDALELAFQSPPDGAFIDMQMPGMDGIEVCRRLKSDHRTHDVSVVLITAHQSTPELRAEGLEAGAQDFISQPIRNVELLARIRALLRIKSLERELRSANQGLRKQVVQKTAALRWVTGLISAGEAVDTRSGSEILQQLATLLQDDGELDFSRFRGELFARFPENLRHSLLKLGLLNVIPGGLAEKLADIEDIRSALEYLVRHNFFVTCRRGEDLYVFHEHFLDYLSSRAHQELEQAEIERVYLTAADWHLSQEAFAEGINYLLLAGDKDAAERVTAQIGPMLYGRGDVCSLIPQIDVLKNLDGGRYPWLSCLLGLALLEHQPQQARPHFEVALNSFRQREDNLGQLYTAAQMVHYCCLVDGDFIAGRSFLALADSLFSAQQSAAEDHLLLQVCLYLAFGHLFFNSDFQASDLYLEIAVANPVQQSRLEYQVLIRMVRGFEQLCHGNWRATIREFELTSRHLNNSGEVNPSTRLALLKFRALLLENMGDVLGSRRQKNLARRLASLSVFEQCLVQSQLMLLDAQSELAHGHYQQADELLGVALSLPGGQTPHLKSQLLQFRSCLAVLLGRREQGLEYGRLAEESRRLLGGPFFVVRTELCLGLMRLETDDLSRALAHFDRAVALAGDLDDRFLLCSALAYRGLVHYQRDAATAVEDLSRWAEMMEQQSYSNLYGWYPDVAVRLVKAAIELDIGGEMPLSLARRRTYVSFTRDGRQLPLLRFRVLGEFSLAVGGRTLQLRQELSSALRQLLGMLLTAPNLQLRQEDIQHQFWPDSSADKARSKFDSLLSRLRKAFDGILDGGTARDFFYLQKGTLCLDHSWVDAAEFEILVRQGIRHAKRRETWQADQAFRRAHRLWRGELNLALPLDENREYYRQDLLLLFLESSQVWIDLLLDQKLFSEAAQVGHKALQFDPINDLLVRQLYETYTSEGKTVPANQVLENYVAALRAEGYEGREIDEAVSALMP